One window of the Dermacentor andersoni chromosome 10, qqDerAnde1_hic_scaffold, whole genome shotgun sequence genome contains the following:
- the LOC126545038 gene encoding WD repeat-containing protein 25-like codes for MCESESSSDDGNSSDFFGLKDSDWDSKLQEATDKAYQFLKADLALRESATKLIANDFGPAIESQPEPASEKRLHNSRYSNLKRTSESSAFFAEVKHAKLETKQDDFLPAKHSVLPGGALDTSVVLSDEEWSNAVEYSARTVTSSFRRIKAHNKALVATSWAPEPFGKLLLTASHDGHVKLWQSTTGKCVYDLPSEDGIRSARFTLCGRWFVRCAWDRQTIVVDPTSNAVLFSCRPSQGLPTCVRLDPSNESTFFVGSRDVAEQWDMRRSPAGMPVRTFSVRCGEVLDLLPLRGGIELACSGDLVTRDSCEAALSVWDVGSGARLSGQLYQERYTIPCLESLSPNTILAQTNGDYIAMFHAERPYRLNKRKRFEGHKVSGHPVRCTASPDGALICSGDAEGVPHIYSARHVTAVGVVSLMGDNTPATHPDWHPSRPGLLSIGCADGYVHLCR; via the coding sequence ATGTGCGAATCTGAGTCGAGTAGTGATGACGGAAATTCAAGCGATTTTTTTGGCTTAAAAGACTCAGACTGGGACTCGAAACTTCAGGAAGCGACAGACAAAGCATACCAGTTTCTAAAAGCCGACCTAGCTTTACGTGAATCTGCGACGAAGCTCATAGCCAACGACTTCGGCCCAGCGATCGAGTCCCAACCTGAACCGGCGAGTGAGAAACGGCTGCACAATTCCCGATATTCTAACCTAAAGCGAACCTCAGAAAGTAGCGCGTTCTTCGCAGAAGTCAAGCATGCAAAGCTAGAAACGAAGCAAGATGATTTCTTACCTGCCAAACATTCTGTTTTACCGGGGGGCGCCCTGGATACATCCGTCGTACTCTCTGACGAAGAGTGGAGTAACGCTGTTGAGTATAGCGCACGGACAGTGACAAGCTCTTTTCGACGCATCAAAGCGCACAACAAAGCGCTTGTGGCCACTTCTTGGGCTCCGGAGCCTTTCGGCAAGCTTCTGCTTACTGCGTCTCACGACGGCCATGTCAAGTTGTGGCAGTCCACGACCGGAAAGTGCGTTTACGACCTTCCTAGTGAGGACGGCATCAGAAGCGCCCGCTTCACGTTGTGTGGTAGGTGGTTCGTGCGGTGCGCGTGGGACCGGCAAACGATCGTCGTAGACCCGACCTCGAACGCCGTGCTGTTTTCGTGTAGGCCTTCCCAGGGCCTTCCTACGTGCGTGCGCCTGGACCCGTCAAACGAGTCGACTTTCTTTGTGGGGAGTAGGGATGTCGCAGAGCAGTGGGACATGCGCCGAAGTCCGGCAGGAATGCCCGTGCGGACGTTTTCCGTCCGCTGCGGAGAAGTGCTAGACCTGCTGCCCCTTCGTGGCGGAATAGAACTGGCCTGCAGCGGCGACCTCGTCACGAGAGATTCGTGCGAAGCCGCACTCTCTGTGTGGGACGTGGGTTCCGGCGCGCGACTGTCGGGTCAGCTGTATCAGGAGCGATACACTATTCCTTGCCTCGAGAGTCTGTCCCCGAACACCATATTGGCGCAGACCAACGGGGACTACATTGCCATGTTCCATGCCGAGCGACCCTATCGGCTCAACAAGCGGAAGCGTTTTGAAGGGCACAAAGTGTCTGGTCATCCGGTGAGGTGCACCGCGTCACCAGACGGTGCGCTGATCTGCAGCGGTGATGCAGAGGGTGTCCCGCACATCTACTCGGCTCGGCACGTGACCGCGGTGGGTGTCGTCTCGCTGATGGGGGATAACACGCCCGCTACGCATCCCGACTGGCATCCTAGTCGTCCCGGCTTGTTGTCGATCGGTTGCGCGGACGGTTACGTCCACTTGTGTCGCTAA